Within the Candidatus Limnocylindrales bacterium genome, the region CTTCGGACCTGAAGACGACTTCGAAGTTCGTGCGCGCGGTGCGATCGACCAACTGACCGTCGATCGCGAGGTCGGCCCAGGGCCGAGCATCTTCGGCTTCGGGCCGAGCATCTTCGGCTTGGCTCAGAGCACCTTGTTGAGCGGATACTCGATGATTCCCTCGGCTCCTGCAGAGACGAGCCGGGGGATCAGGTCGCGCACGACCTTCTCGGCGATTACGACTTCGATCGACAGCCAGTCTTTCTCGTAGAGATTGGCGACCGTCGGCCCCGTAATCGACGGCAGCAACGCAATCACCTCGCCGACGCGCTCACGAGGAACGTTCATTTTCAGCCCGACCTGGGCTTCCGCCTTGAGCGCGCCCTGCAGCAGGATCGAGATCTGGTCGATCTTGCCGCGCTTGAACGGATCGGCGAGCGCGGCCCGGTTCGCGATGAGCTGCGGGTTCGACTCCATCAGGTCGGCGATGATGACGAGGCCGTTGGCGCGCAGCGTGCTGCCGGTTTCGGTAACCTCGACGATTGCGTCGCAAAGGCCGGCTGCGACCTTGGCTTCGGTTGCACCCCAGGAAAACTCGACACTGACCGGAACGTTGCGTTCGGCAAAATAGCGCCTGGTAAAACCGACGAGCTCGGTGGAGATCCGCTTGCCCGCGAGGTCTTCGGCGCGCCGGATCGGAGACTCGGCGGGCACGGCGAGCACCCAGCGCGTCGGCCGGAACGAGGCCTTCGAATAGACGAGGTCGCAGATGACCTCGACGTCCGAAGAATTCTCGGCGATCCAGTCCTTGCCGGTCACACCGCAGTCGAGCGAGCCGAGCTCGACGTAGCGGGCCATCTCCTGGGCGCGCACCAGTGAGCACGCCAGCTCGGGATCGTCGATGTTCGGGAAGTAGCTGCGCGAGCTGGTGGTCACGCGCCAGCCGGACTTCTTCATCAGATCGATCGTGGTCTGCTCGAGGCTGCCCTTGGGGAGGCCGAGTTTGAGAACGTTCACGCGTGTGTCCTTTGCGGGATGGGCGGCTGAGCCGGCGCTGCGGAATCCGCGATAGTTGCGGAGCAGCGGATGAAAGGCAAAAATCCCGCATGCGGCTCGACGAGATCGCGCATCGACTCGATCTCGAGCTCGATGGCCGCCCTGGCGACGAGGCGATCGACATCCGTTCGCTCGCTCCGATCGAGGACGCTGCCGAAGGGGACCTGACGTTCGTTGCCGCTCCCCGGTATCGGCCTCTGCTGCGTACGACCAAGGCATCGGCCGTCATCCTGGCTATCGGAGAAGATGCCTGCGGACGGGCGGCCCTGCGTGCCCGCGACCCGTATTCCGCATTCGCGCATGCGCTCGCGCTGTTCGATCGCCGCCGGCGACCGTTGCCGGGAATCCATCCGACATCGGTGATCGCACCCAGCGCCAGGCTCGGCGAGCGGGTTTCGATCGGAGCCTTCGTGGTCATCGGCGACGACAGCGTGGTCGGCGACGACAGCGTGCTGCATCCTCACGTAGTGGTTTATGCTTCGGTCCGAATCGGCCGTCGTTTCACGGCTCATGCGGGGAGCGTGGTCCGTGAAGGCGTGACCATCGGCGACGATGTCGTGTTGCAGCCCGGGGCGATCGTCGGAGGCGACGGGTTCGGATTTCTCCCGTCCGGAAGCGATGTTCCGAAGTCCATCCCGCAGATCGGCGGCGTTCGTCTAGAAGACCACGTGGAGCTCGGCGCGAATACGACGGTCGACCGGGCGACCGTCGGCGACACTGTCCTCGGACGCGGCGTCAAGCTCGACAACCTCGTGATGGTCGGCCACGGCAGCCGCATCGGGGCAGGGACCATGCTCGCCGGGCAATGCGGCATGGCCGGCAGCACGCGCATCGGGGAACGCGTGATGGCCGGCGGCCAGGCGGGCTTTGCCGGGCATCTTCGCGTGGGCGACGACGTGCGCATCGCGGCGCGCGCCGGGATCATTTCGGACGTGCGGGCGGGTACCACCGTGGCGGGCATGCCGGCGGTCGAAATCGCCCTGTGGCGGCGTACGGCAAGCGCGCTGCTGCGCCTGCCGGAGCTTCTGCGTCGCGTGCGCCGCCTCGAGAATTCTCTTGCGAAAACGGGCCGCGAGGACGCCGAGCCCGGCGACGGCTGAGGAGTCCCGCTCGAGCGTCCCGCCGTAAGAACCGCCCGCATTCCTCGCGCGCCGTCGTCGCGTTGCCTCTGCGGGCTGCTTTCGCTAACTGATCCTGTTCGCGCCTCGGACACAGCGAGCACAGGCGGTGGTCCGGTCGGCCGGGTTGGGAAGGGGCATGTCGTGATCATCAGGGTCCCAGACCTCAAGGAAGAGGTCCGGCAGCTCGAGTTTTTCGAACCGGCTGACGAGCTCAACACGCAGGTGAACGCGAGTCCCGGGGCCGACGACCAGCATTTTTGCAGGGATCTGGCTGTCGTCGCGGAGATTTACCGGACCGGGCACGACGTTCATTTCCAGGGCAGCATCGACGGCGAGGTTCGCGAGACCTGCGCGCGCTGCCTCGAAGAGTTCGAGCGGCCCCTGCACCGCGAGTTCCGGTTCGTCATCCTGCCCCGCGTGGCCAGGGATGACGACGCGGAAGACGACGAAGGGGTCGATCACTACAGCGGTGACGATCTCGATCTGAGTCCGCTGGTGCGCGAACAGGCGCTGCTGTCGTTCGAATCGCTGCCGCTGTGCAGCGAGGAATGCATGGGCCTGTGTGCGGGTTGTGGCGCCAATCTCAACCGGGAGAAGTGCACGTGCCCGGAAACCGGCAGGGTTCGTCCCCTGCGAGCGATCGAGTTACCGAAAGTCTGAGCAAGAAAGTTCGAGGAGTACGAAGATGCCGGTTCCGAAGAGAAGAACATCCAAGTCGAAGAAGAACATGCGCCGCGCCCATGACTTCCTGACCCCGATCCAGCTGGTCGCGTGCGCGAACTGCGGAGAGCGCACGATTCCGCATCGTGCATGCCGCGCGTGCGGCAACTACGACGGCCGTCGCGTCATCGAAACCGCGGAAGCCTAGACCACTCCGTCGCCGCGAGTATTGCGGCAGATTTGCCCGCGGAATACCGCGAATTTCTGCACTGCGGGCGCCTTGCAAGCGGGTAGTGGCCTTTGTATGAACCCGCCTTTCGGGAGGCTTCGGCCGGTCTTCCGCAACGTAGAATGGGAGATGTTCCGATGTCTGCAACCGAACGAGTCGTCGAGATCATCTGCGACCAGCTCACGCTCGATCCTTCCCAGGTCACGCCCGATTCGTCGTTCCTCGAGGATCTCGGGGCCGACTCGCTGGACATCGTCCAGCTGATCATGGCGCTCGAAGAAGAATACGGCCTGGAGATCTCCGACGAGGACGCCGAGAAGATCCGCACCGTCCAGGACATCGTCGATTTCATCGACAACCGAAAGTAGATGACCGCCGCGGCGGCCACCCCAGACAGCAAGACCGCTACCGCGGTCACTCGGGATGGCAAGGCCGCCGCGCAGAAGTTCGTGGTCGCAAGCGACCACGCGGCAATCGCGGCCAAGGCCGTGGTGCTCGACGAGCTGCGGTCCTGCGGGATCGAGGCAGTCGACCTCGGCCCGAACGATTCCGCATCCGTCGATTACCCCGATTACGCCGAGCGCGTTGCTCGCGGCGTGTCCGCTGGAGAGGCCGACCGCGGCGTGCTTCTGTGCGGCACCGGCATCGGCATGTCGATTGCCGCCAACAAGGTCGACGGCGTGCGGGCTGCTCTCGTACACGACGTGACGACTGCCGCGATGTCGCGCCAGCACAACGACGCGAACGTGCTGGTTCTCGGCGGCGGGCTGCTCGGCGACCGGCTGATTCGCGACATTGTGAGGACTTGGGTAAACAGCCGGTTCGAAGGCGGGCGCCACGAGCGGCGACTCGACAAGATCCGCAGCCTCGAAGGGACTCGCGAGACCACTCCGCGAGGATGACCGCAAGGAAGAACGCCGTGAATGTTCTGGAGCGAAGCGACCCGGAGATTTTTGCTGCCATCTGCGCGGAAGGGCGCAGGCAGGAGCTCAACCTCGAGCTGATCGCATCGGAAAACGCGGTCAGCGAAGCCGTCCTCGAAGCGGTCGGCTCGGTGCTGACGAACAAATACGCCGAGGGTTATCCGGGGCGCCGCTACTATGGCGGCTGCGAATTCGTCGACGTTGCCGAGGAACTCGCGATCTCGCGCGCCAAAGAACTGTTCGGAGCCGAGCACGTCAACGTGCAGCCCCATTCCGGATCGCAGGCGAACATGGCCGTGTACTTCGCGAACCTCGCGCCGGGCGACACCATCCTTGCGATGAATCTTTCGCACGGCGGGCACCTCACGCACGGCAGCCCGGTCAATTTCTCCGGCCGTTTCTTCCAGGTCGTCCCTTATGGTGTGGGCGAGGGCGACCATCGCATCGATTACGACGAAGTGCGCGCGCTGGCGCGCCAGCACCGCCCGAAGATGATCGTCTCGGGGCACAGCGCGTATCCGCGGATTCTCGATTTCGCCGCGTTCCGCAGCATTGCGGACGAAGTCGGCGCGCTGCTGATGGCCGACATCGCGCATGTGGCGGGGCTGGTCGTTGCCGGCCTGCATCCGTCGCCGGTCCCGCACTGCGATTTCGTCACGACGACGACGCACAAGACGCTGCGCGGGCCGCGTGGAGGGATGATCCTCTGCAAGGCCGAGCACGCGAAGAAGATCGACTCGTCGATCTTCCCGGGAAACCAGGGCGGACCACTGATGCACGTGATCGCGGGAAAAGCGGTCGCGTTCCGCGAGGCGCTGCGTCCGGAATTTCGTACATACCAGGAAAACATCATCGAGAACGCCGCCGCGCTCGCGCAGGCGCTGATGGAAGCGGGCTTTCGCCTCGTTTCGGGCGGCACCGACAACCACCTGATGCTCATCGATTTCCGCGACACGGAGATCACCGGAAAGAAAGCGCAGGAAAGTCTCGACCTCGCGCGCATCACGACCAATCGCAACACCGTTCCGTTCGATCCGCGCTCGCCGTTCGTGACGTCCGGGGTGCGCATCGGGACGCCGGCGGTGACGACGCGAGGAATGGGGCAGACCGAGATGCGCGAGATCGCCGCTTTCATCGCGCGCGGCCTGGCATCGCCCGACGATGCGGCTTCGCTGGCCGCTGTCGCACGCGACGTCGAAGCGCTCTGCCGCCGGTTCCCGATCTATCCGGGCCGCCACTACGCGAGCTGAGCTGCCGGCGGCTTCGTCCGCGGCAGTCCACAGGACGAGGACGAGCGATGCGTTGTCCTTTCTGCCAGCATGCGGACGACAAGGTCGTCGATTCGCGCGAAGGCGACGGCGGTGAGGTCATACGCCGGCGTCGCGAATGTCTGTCCTGCAAGCGGCGTTTCACGACCTATGAACGCATCGACGTGGTGATGCCGCTGGTCGTCAAGAAAGACGGACGCCGCGAGCCGTGGGACCGCATCAAGCTCGAAGCCGGATTCCACAAGGCGTGTGAAAAGCGGCCGGTTCCGGCCGATGCGATCGATGAAGGCGTCTCGCGCATCGAGCGGGCCATCCAGGACAAGGGCCTGCGCGAGATCCGCAGCGAGGATGTCGGCGAGCAGGTGATGGAGACGCTCAAGACGCTCGACGAGGTTGCGTATGTGCGCTTCGCATCGGTCTATCGCTCGTTCCGCGACATTGCCGAGTTCCAGCGCACGGTCGAGAACCTCGTGAGCGAACGAAACCGCGGCGGCAAGGAATGAATCCGCGCCGATCGGCCGGAAGCTCCGGCAAGAAGCACGTCGCGTCCCGCACAGACAAAAAGCTTGCCGCCGGCAACGGAAGCAGCGTCGCTGCAGGAATCGACGAGAAATGGATGCGCGAAGCCATCGCCGAAGCCGAGCGCGGCCTCGGACGGACGACTCCGAATCCCGCCGTCGGTTGCATCCTCGTCCGCAACGGCCGTGAGGTCGCCCGTGGTCACTACCGGGGCGCCGGCGGTCCGCATGCCGAAGCCGTGGCGCTGGCGGCGGCCGGATCGAAGGCGCGAGGCGCCACCGCGTACGTGACGCTCGAGCCGCACGCTCACCAGGGCCGCACGCCGCCGTGCACCGATGCGCTGATTCGCGCGGGCGTTCGTCGAGCGGTCATCGGATGCGAGGATCCCCACGAGATCGTCCGCGGTCGCGGGCTGCGCCAGCTTCGCGGCGCGGGCGTCGTCGTCGAGTGCGGCCTGCTCGGGGACGAATGCGGCGACGTGATTCGCGGATACCGCCGCTTCATCACGGGAAAAGGCCCGTATGTGCATCTCAAGCTGGCCGCGAGCCTCGACGGGCGCATTGCGGCCGCGGGCGGTGATTCACGCTGGATCTCGACCGATGCGTCGCGCGCGCTCGTGCAGAAAATGCGCGCGCGGTCCGAGGCGATCCTCGTCGGGATCGGTACCGTGCTTGCCGATGACCCGCGCCTGACGTGCCGGATTCCGGGGGCTCCGTCTCCGCTGCGTGTCATCCTCGATCCGGAGTTGCAGACGCCTCCGGACGCCAACGTGATTCGCGGACGCGGGCGGGCGCTCATCATCGGAAGCGCGTCGGCGCCCCTTCGACGTCGAGAGCGCATCGAGCGGGCGGGCGCGACGGTCGAGTGTTTTGATACGCGCGGCGTTCGTGGCTGGAAGAGGCTTCTCGGCCGACTGGCCGGGCACGGTGTCATGGAACTGCTGGTCGAAGGCGGAGGATCGGTGGCTGCGTCGGCGGTCAAAGCCGGCGTGGTCAATCGCGTCTCGATCTTTTACAATGCGCGGTTTCTCGGCGCCGACGGAGTTGCAATGATCGGCGCGCTCGGAGTGCGCCGCGCCGCCGACGGGCCGAAGCTCAGGACGCTCGGCGTGCAGCGGATCGGCGAAGACATTTTGTGGGAGGGGGAATTCGAGTGACGCGCGCCGCATACGGAAAACTTGCCGAGCTCACGGTCGCGATGCGTGAGATTCGTCGCGGCTCCGGCGTCGTTCTCTTCGACGAGAATCATCCGGAAAACGGCGGCTACCTGGTCGCGAGCGCGCGCCGCATCACGGCCGAAATGGTCAACCTGATGGCCAGCCGTGCGGGAGGCCTCGTATGCCTGGCCGTCCACGAGGACCGGCTTCGCAAGCTCGGCATACCGCTGCTCGTCGCCGACAGCCCGTTTCGCCAGGGCCATGCCTTCGGTGCATCCATCGAAGCCGCGACCGGCGTGACGACCGGCATTTCGGCGGCCGATCGCGCGGCGACCATCCTCGTCGCGAGCGGCCCCGATGCCGTACCCGCCGATCTGGTGATGCCGGGACATATCTTTCCGATCCAGGTGCGTAGCGGGGGCGTGCTGGTGCGCGCCGACGCGGCTGCTGCGGCGTCCGATCTCTGCGCACTCGCCGGCGAGTCCGAGTCGGCCGCCCTCTGCGCCGTGCTCGACGAAACCGGCGAGCTCGCCAGCCTGGAGAGCCTTTCGGCATTTGCCGAAGAGATCCACGCACCGCTCCTGCCGATCGGAGCGATCGTTGCACACCGGCTCGCGACCGAAGTCGTCGTCGACCGCATCGCCGAGCGCGACATGGAAAGCGGCTACGGCGGTCGCTTTCGCGCGATCGTCTATCGAAACGATTTCGATCGCGACGAGCACATGGCGCTCGTCGCCGGCGATCTCGCCGGCAGCGATCCGGTGACGGTGCGCGTGCACTCGCAGTGCCTGACCGGAGACGTCTTCGGATCGACCCGCTGCGACTGCGGCGACCAGCTGCGTCTCGCGATGGATACGATCTCGCGCGAAGGGCGCGGCGTGATCGTCTACATGCACCAGGAGGGCCGCGGCATCGGTCTCGCGAACAAGGTTCGTGCCTACGAGCTCCAGGATCAGGGACGCGACACGGTCGAAGCCAACCTCGATCTCGGATTCGGCGAGGACCTGCGCGACTACGGGATCACCGCCCAGATCCTCAAGGATCTCGGCGTAAAGCGCGTACGCCTGCTGACCAACAATCCGCGCAAGGTCGCGAGCCTCGAACGCTACGGAGTCTCCGTCGTCGAGCGGCGCGCGATCGAAATCCCTGCCCATGAGGACAACATCGCGTATCTTCGCACCAAGCAGCACAAGCTCGGCCACCTGCTCGAGTTCCCGACTCCGGGCGACAAGGACCGCGGCGAATGACGGAGAGCATTCGCATCGCGATCGTGGTCAGCCGTTTCAACCGGTCGGTCACCGACAATCTGCTCGAAGGCGCGCGCGCCGCGGCGGCAAAGCTCGGCGTGTCGTGCGACGAAGCCGACGTATTTGCGGTGCCCGGAGCATTCGAGCTGCCGCTGGTGGCCCGTGAGGCTGCCATGCGCGAGCGTTACGCCGGCGTCGTCTGCCTCGGCGCGGTCATTCGCGGCGAGACGCCGCACTTCGACTACGTCTGCAGCGAAGCGGCGGCGGGAATCGCGCGCGTCTCGATGGAGACGGGCAAGCCCGTGGCGTTCGGCGTGCTGACGACCGACGACGTCGGTCAGGCGCTCGAGCGTGCCGGCGGTGCAGTCGGCAACAAGGGTTACGAAGCCGTGGTCACGGTGGTCGAGACTCTCGAAGCGATCGAGCGGGTGCGAGCGGCCGGGAGCGGTGCGTGAGCAAGCCGTCGCGCCGCAAGGCCCGTGAGGCAGCGCTGCAGCTTCTCTACCAGGTCGACCTTACCGGCAACCGGGACGACGATGCGTTCGCGACCTACTGGCAATCGTGGCCGGAGATCGAGCTGGATCCGCGCACGCGCGAATTCGCAGAAACGCTCGTGCGCTTCGTGCTGTCGGATGAGACCCGCATCGACGCGGCAATCGATGCGGCCGCGAGCAACTGGGATCTCGACCGCTTCTCACGCGTCGATCTGAACCTGCTGCGCCTGGCCGTCGGCGAGCTGCTCGGTTCGCCGGAGGTGCCGGCGCCGGTCGTCATCAACGAAGCGGTGGAAATCGCACACCGCTTCTCGGACGAGAAGGCGGCATCGTTCATCAACGGTGTGCTCGACCGGGTCGCGCGCGATACCGGACGGATATCGAAAGCGCGCGGGGCGCGCAGCTAGCCAACGCGCGAGGCGCGCGGCCACAGAAGAAAGGAGAGCAGGACGATGCTGCCCGAACGATACGACGCCGGCGAGATCGAGCGTCGATGGCAGGCGAAGTGGGAAGACGCGGCATCCGCTCCACGGGCCGCCAGCGCGGATTCCACTTCACCGGCCGCCAGCGCGGCCTCCGCGCCGCGCGCCGACGGAACCGGTAAATCCTTCTAT harbors:
- the nrdR gene encoding transcriptional regulator NrdR encodes the protein MRCPFCQHADDKVVDSREGDGGEVIRRRRECLSCKRRFTTYERIDVVMPLVVKKDGRREPWDRIKLEAGFHKACEKRPVPADAIDEGVSRIERAIQDKGLREIRSEDVGEQVMETLKTLDEVAYVRFASVYRSFRDIAEFQRTVENLVSERNRGGKE
- the hisG gene encoding ATP phosphoribosyltransferase translates to MNVLKLGLPKGSLEQTTIDLMKKSGWRVTTSSRSYFPNIDDPELACSLVRAQEMARYVELGSLDCGVTGKDWIAENSSDVEVICDLVYSKASFRPTRWVLAVPAESPIRRAEDLAGKRISTELVGFTRRYFAERNVPVSVEFSWGATEAKVAAGLCDAIVEVTETGSTLRANGLVIIADLMESNPQLIANRAALADPFKRGKIDQISILLQGALKAEAQVGLKMNVPRERVGEVIALLPSITGPTVANLYEKDWLSIEVVIAEKVVRDLIPRLVSAGAEGIIEYPLNKVL
- a CDS encoding DUF177 domain-containing protein produces the protein MIIRVPDLKEEVRQLEFFEPADELNTQVNASPGADDQHFCRDLAVVAEIYRTGHDVHFQGSIDGEVRETCARCLEEFERPLHREFRFVILPRVARDDDAEDDEGVDHYSGDDLDLSPLVREQALLSFESLPLCSEECMGLCAGCGANLNREKCTCPETGRVRPLRAIELPKV
- the glyA gene encoding serine hydroxymethyltransferase is translated as MNVLERSDPEIFAAICAEGRRQELNLELIASENAVSEAVLEAVGSVLTNKYAEGYPGRRYYGGCEFVDVAEELAISRAKELFGAEHVNVQPHSGSQANMAVYFANLAPGDTILAMNLSHGGHLTHGSPVNFSGRFFQVVPYGVGEGDHRIDYDEVRALARQHRPKMIVSGHSAYPRILDFAAFRSIADEVGALLMADIAHVAGLVVAGLHPSPVPHCDFVTTTTHKTLRGPRGGMILCKAEHAKKIDSSIFPGNQGGPLMHVIAGKAVAFREALRPEFRTYQENIIENAAALAQALMEAGFRLVSGGTDNHLMLIDFRDTEITGKKAQESLDLARITTNRNTVPFDPRSPFVTSGVRIGTPAVTTRGMGQTEMREIAAFIARGLASPDDAASLAAVARDVEALCRRFPIYPGRHYAS
- the acpP gene encoding acyl carrier protein; the encoded protein is MSATERVVEIICDQLTLDPSQVTPDSSFLEDLGADSLDIVQLIMALEEEYGLEISDEDAEKIRTVQDIVDFIDNRK
- the lpxD gene encoding UDP-3-O-(3-hydroxymyristoyl)glucosamine N-acyltransferase; amino-acid sequence: MRLDEIAHRLDLELDGRPGDEAIDIRSLAPIEDAAEGDLTFVAAPRYRPLLRTTKASAVILAIGEDACGRAALRARDPYSAFAHALALFDRRRRPLPGIHPTSVIAPSARLGERVSIGAFVVIGDDSVVGDDSVLHPHVVVYASVRIGRRFTAHAGSVVREGVTIGDDVVLQPGAIVGGDGFGFLPSGSDVPKSIPQIGGVRLEDHVELGANTTVDRATVGDTVLGRGVKLDNLVMVGHGSRIGAGTMLAGQCGMAGSTRIGERVMAGGQAGFAGHLRVGDDVRIAARAGIISDVRAGTTVAGMPAVEIALWRRTASALLRLPELLRRVRRLENSLAKTGREDAEPGDG
- the ribH gene encoding 6,7-dimethyl-8-ribityllumazine synthase, translating into MTESIRIAIVVSRFNRSVTDNLLEGARAAAAKLGVSCDEADVFAVPGAFELPLVAREAAMRERYAGVVCLGAVIRGETPHFDYVCSEAAAGIARVSMETGKPVAFGVLTTDDVGQALERAGGAVGNKGYEAVVTVVETLEAIERVRAAGSGA
- the ribD gene encoding bifunctional diaminohydroxyphosphoribosylaminopyrimidine deaminase/5-amino-6-(5-phosphoribosylamino)uracil reductase RibD; this translates as MNPRRSAGSSGKKHVASRTDKKLAAGNGSSVAAGIDEKWMREAIAEAERGLGRTTPNPAVGCILVRNGREVARGHYRGAGGPHAEAVALAAAGSKARGATAYVTLEPHAHQGRTPPCTDALIRAGVRRAVIGCEDPHEIVRGRGLRQLRGAGVVVECGLLGDECGDVIRGYRRFITGKGPYVHLKLAASLDGRIAAAGGDSRWISTDASRALVQKMRARSEAILVGIGTVLADDPRLTCRIPGAPSPLRVILDPELQTPPDANVIRGRGRALIIGSASAPLRRRERIERAGATVECFDTRGVRGWKRLLGRLAGHGVMELLVEGGGSVAASAVKAGVVNRVSIFYNARFLGADGVAMIGALGVRRAADGPKLRTLGVQRIGEDILWEGEFE
- the nusB gene encoding transcription antitermination factor NusB, producing the protein MSKPSRRKAREAALQLLYQVDLTGNRDDDAFATYWQSWPEIELDPRTREFAETLVRFVLSDETRIDAAIDAAASNWDLDRFSRVDLNLLRLAVGELLGSPEVPAPVVINEAVEIAHRFSDEKAASFINGVLDRVARDTGRISKARGARS
- the rpmF gene encoding 50S ribosomal protein L32, which encodes MPVPKRRTSKSKKNMRRAHDFLTPIQLVACANCGERTIPHRACRACGNYDGRRVIETAEA
- the ribA gene encoding GTP cyclohydrolase II, with product MTRAAYGKLAELTVAMREIRRGSGVVLFDENHPENGGYLVASARRITAEMVNLMASRAGGLVCLAVHEDRLRKLGIPLLVADSPFRQGHAFGASIEAATGVTTGISAADRAATILVASGPDAVPADLVMPGHIFPIQVRSGGVLVRADAAAAASDLCALAGESESAALCAVLDETGELASLESLSAFAEEIHAPLLPIGAIVAHRLATEVVVDRIAERDMESGYGGRFRAIVYRNDFDRDEHMALVAGDLAGSDPVTVRVHSQCLTGDVFGSTRCDCGDQLRLAMDTISREGRGVIVYMHQEGRGIGLANKVRAYELQDQGRDTVEANLDLGFGEDLRDYGITAQILKDLGVKRVRLLTNNPRKVASLERYGVSVVERRAIEIPAHEDNIAYLRTKQHKLGHLLEFPTPGDKDRGE
- the rpiB gene encoding ribose 5-phosphate isomerase B, coding for MTAAAATPDSKTATAVTRDGKAAAQKFVVASDHAAIAAKAVVLDELRSCGIEAVDLGPNDSASVDYPDYAERVARGVSAGEADRGVLLCGTGIGMSIAANKVDGVRAALVHDVTTAAMSRQHNDANVLVLGGGLLGDRLIRDIVRTWVNSRFEGGRHERRLDKIRSLEGTRETTPRG